In Sparus aurata chromosome 2, fSpaAur1.1, whole genome shotgun sequence, a single genomic region encodes these proteins:
- the LOC115570068 gene encoding scavenger receptor cysteine-rich domain-containing group B protein-like: protein MDHTVLVVFLSLWSSVVPDDVRLVGGAGRCAGNLEVNQQGVWKPVNDEYYEWNLTSAAVVCRQLDCGSVLSLRRAQQSSDMLGLPAFTNTFRFTQQRSASSSLEINCSGQVL, encoded by the exons ATGGATCACACGGTGCTGGTTGTGTTTCTGTCACTCTGGAGCTCAG TGGTGCCTGATGATGTCAGGCTGGTGGGAGGAGCCGGCCGCTGTGCTGGGAACCTGGAGGTGAACCAGCAGGGAGTCTGGAAACCAGTGAATGACGAGTACTATGAGTGGAACCTGACGTCAGCAGCTGTGGTGTGCAGACAGCTCGACTGTGGTTCTGTGTTGTCGTTACGAAGAGCCCAGCAATCCTCTGATATGCTGGGATTACCAGCATTCACAAATACTTTTAGATTTACGCAACAGAGATCTGCCTCGTCCAGTCTGGAGATCAACTGTTCAGGTCAGGTCCTTTAA